Within Streptomyces roseirectus, the genomic segment GAGGGCCGGGAAGAGGGCCGGGAAGAGGGCCGTGCGGAAGCCACCGCGGAAGCCATCCTGCACCTCCTCACCCGCCGAGGCATCGCCCTCCCCACCCCCGCCCGCGACCGCATCACCTCCTGCACCGACCTCCCCACCCTCGACCGCTGGTTCGACCGAGCCATCACGGCCACCACGGCAGACGACGTCTTCGCCGGAGACGCCGGAGATCCCGGGGACTCCTGAACCCGCGCCCACCACCCCTGCCCCCTGAGGCGAGGGGCATAGGCTCCCGCCCATGCCTCCCGCCCAGAAACGCCCCCGCACGTACGACCCCGCCAGAACCCGCGCGGCGATCCTCGCGCAGCTGGCGCACCTGGACACGGCCGTGAGGAGCCTCACGGCTGAGCAGTTGGGCCGCCCGACGAGGCTCGGCGGATGGACGGTGAGGGAGCTGATCGCGCACATCGGGATGGCGGTCACGGCGGTGGACAGGGCCCTGTCGCTCCCGGAGCCGCAGGAGCGCACGGCGACGCTGCTGGACTGGCCGTTCGCGACGGCGTCGAACGCGGGGGCGATCGACGAGTTCACGAGGAAGCTGGCGGACGAGGCCCCGGCGGACCTCGCGGCGACGGCGAGGACGTTCGCCGCGCGGCTCGACGCCCACCCCGGCACCCGCCTGGTCCAAACGAACGCGGGCGCGATGCCGCTGGCCGAGTACGTGGTCACACGCACGGTGGAGCTGATCGTCCACACGGACGACCTCAACGACGCGCTCCCGGACAAAGCCGTCCCCTACGACCGGCAGGCCCTCGCCGCGGCCACCCGCCTCCTGACCGACGCCCTGGCGAAGAAGGCCCCCGGCGGCTCCACGGAGGTCCGCGTCCCCCCGTACGCGGTCGTGCAGTGCGTCGAGGGCCCGAAGCACACGCGAGGCACCCCGCCGAACGTCGTGGAGACCGACCCGCTGACCTGGATCAGGCTCGCGACAGGCCGTCTGAGCTGGGCGGACGCGCTCGACGGGGCCAAGCTGAGCGCCAGCGGGGAACGCGCTGACCTGACCCCCTACCTGCCGGTGATGTCGTAGGCCAGAGGGCCCCGAATGATGTGCGACACCTCACTCACCGGTACGGCAAACCGCACCGACCGAGCCGGAAAGAACCCCGCTGACCAGCGGAAACACAAACTCCGGAGACTACTGACCGGTATCCCCAATTCGGACCAGTGGTCGACCTCGCCTACACTCGGAGCCGTGCCACGTGGTGACGGTCGACTCAGTCATGATCTGCTCCCCGGTGAGAAGGGCCCCCAGGACGCCTGCGGCGTCTTCGGAGTCTGGGCTCCCGGCGAAGAGGTCGCCAAACTCACTTACTTCGGGCTGTACGCCCTCCAGCATCGGGGCCAGGAATCCGCGGGAATCGCGGTCAGCAACGGCTCCCAGATCCTCGTCTTCAAGGACATGGGGCTCGTCTCCCAGGTCTTCGACGAGACCTCCCTCGGCTCGCTCCAGGGTCATATCGCGGTCGGTCACGCCCGCTACTCGACCACCGGAGCCTCCACCTGGGAGAACGCCCAGCCGACGTTCCGTGCCACCGCGCACGGCTCGATCGCGCTCGGCCACAACGGCAACCTGGTCAACACCGCGCAGCTCGCGGAGATGGTCGCGGACCTGCCCAAGCAGGAGGGCGGCCGTACGCCCCGCGTCGCGGCCACCAACGACACCGACCTGCTGACGGCCCTGCTCGCCGCCCAGACGGACGACGAGGGCACCCCCCTGACCATCGAGGAGGCCGCCCACGCGGTGCTCCCGAAGGTCCGCGGCGCCTTCAGCCTCGTCTTCATGGACCAGCACACCCTCTACGCCGCCCGCGACCCGCAGGGCATCCGCCCGCTGGTCCTGGGCCGGCTGGAGCGCGGCTGGGTCGTCGCCTCGGAGACCGCGGCCCTCGACATCACGGGCGCCAGCTTCGTCCGCGAGATCGAGCCCGGCGAGTTCATCGCCATCGACGAGAACGGCCTGCGCACCTCCCGATTCGCGGACGCGAAGCCCAAGGGCTGTGTCTTCGAGTACGTCTACCTCGCCCGCCCCGACACCGACATCGCCGGGCGGAACGTCTACGCCTCCCGCGTCCAGATGGGCCGCATGCTGGCGAAGGAGGCCCCCGTCGAGGCCGACCTCGTCATAGCGACCCCGGAGTCCGGCACCCCCGCCGCGATCGGCTACGCCGAGGCGTCCGGCATCCCCTTCGGCAACGGCCTCGTCAAGAACGCCTACGTCGGCCGGACCTTCATCCAGCCCTCGCAGACCATCCGGCAGCTCGGCATCCGCCTGAAGCTGAACCCTCTCAAGGACGTCATCAAGGGCAAGCGCCTGGTCGTCGTCGACGACTCGATCGTCCGCGGCAACACCCAGCGCGCCCTGGTCCGCATGCTCCGCGAGGCGGGCGCCGCCGAGGTGCACATCCGGATCTCCTCGCCGCCGGTCAAGTGGCCCTGCTTCTTCGGCATCGACTTCGCGACCCGCGCCGAACTCATCGCCAACGGCATGACCGTCGACGAGATCGGCACCTCGCTCGGCGCCGACTCCCTGGCGTACATCTCCATCGACGGCATGATCGAGGCGACCACCATCGCCAAGCCGAACCTCTGCCGCGCCTGCTTCGACGGCGAGTACCCGATGGAGCTGCCGGACCCCGAGCTGCTGGGCAAGCAGCTCCTGGAGACCGAGCTGGCGGCCGGCACGGCGGCCCCGGCGGCGGTCGACGCGATCCGTCGCCCGTAAGCCTCCGCAGGACGAAACGAAAGTCACACCATGTCTGAGACCCCCGTTGTTTCCGAGGGCGGTGCCAGCTACGCCGCGGCCGGCGTCGACATCGAGGCGGGCGACCGCGCCGTAGAACTGATGAAGGAGTGGGTGAAGAAGACCCAGCGCCCCGAGGTCCTGGGCGGCCTCGGCGGCTTCGCCGGCCTCTTCGACGCCTCCGCCCTCAAGGGCTACGACCGCCCGCTGCTCGCCTCCGCCACGGACGGCGTCGGCACCAAGGTCGACATCGCCCGCCGCCTCGGCGTCTACGACACGATCGGCCACGACCTGGTCGCCATGGTCATGGACGACATCGTGGTCTGCGGCGCCGAGCCCCTGTTCATGACCGACTACATCTGCGTCGGCAAGGTCCACCCCGAGCGGGTCGCCGCGATCGTCAAGGGCATCGCCGAGGGCTGCGTCCTCGCCGGTTGCGCCCTGGTCGGCGGCGAGACGGCGGAGCACCCCGGCCTGCTCGGCCCGGACGACTTCGACGTCGCCGGCGCGGGCACCGGCGTCGTCGAGGCCGACCGCCTGCTCGGCGCCGACCGGATCCGCGAGGGCGACACGGTCATCGCGATGGCCGCGTCCGGCCTGCACTCCAACGGCTACTCGCTGGTCCGCCACGTCCTTCTGGACCGGGCGAAGCTCGACCTGGACGCGGAGATCGCGGAGCTGGGCCGCACGCTGGGCGCGGAACTCCTGGAGCCGACCAAGATCTACTCCCTGGACTGCCTCGCCCTCACGCGGACGACGGACGTCCACGCCTACTCCCACGTGACCGGCGGCGGCCTCGCGGCGAACCTGGCCCGTGTGATCCCGGACACCCTGCACGCCGTGGTCGACCGCTCGACCTGGACGCCGGGTCCGATCTTCGACCTCGTCGGCACGACCGGTCAGGTCGAACGCCTCGAACTGGAGAAGACCCTGAACATGGGCGTCGGCATGATCGCCATCGTCCCCCAGGACTCCACTGACGTGGCCCTGACGACCTTGGCGGACCGCGGGGTGGAGTCGTGGGTCGCGGGCGAGATCACGGCCCGTGGAGACCGCACGACGGGCGCCGAGCTGGTGGGCGACTACGCGAGCTGAGCCCCCTGCGGAGGGCAGCACAAAACCCGGTCCGATGATCCCTCGGACCGGGTCGGGTGCGGCCAAACCGCCGGAAGCTAACGCTTACGCGCCACGACGGTGTTGGTGTTGGGACGAGGGCGACTCGTCGTCGTCCTCGTCGTCCCCGTACAGCTCGGCGTACCGTGCGTACGGGTCATCCTGCCCATCGTCATCGTCGTCATCCTCGAACGGCTCAGCGTTCGGCGGAATATTCGATGGCGATGCGCCCAGCTCTTCGGCCAGGCGTGAGAGATCCGTCCCGCCGCTGTTGTACTTCAGCTGGCGGGCGACCTTCGCTTGCTTGGCCTTGGCCCGGCCGCGCCCCATGGCTCGACCCCCTCAACGACGGGGCTCGACGGCCCCAGAGTCTTGACACGCGTTCATGATCCAGAACGGACTCTCCGTGGAGAGGCCGTCCGTAGGGCTCCCACGGTACCTGAGCCCGCACCCATACGGTACGTCGCCCGTGGCGAGCGCGTGCGCCCGGCCTCGGTGAGACATGCCGTCATGGCTGGTCAGTGGCGATTTTAACCACTTATTGGCGGGCGACCCGCCGGGAAGAGTGAGAGTTCTCTCCAACTTTCCTCCCGGCGGTACCGCGACCTTGCTCCGGGGACCTGCTACCAACCCCGCGCGAGAGCCCCCTCGTGCATCCGCTGCTCGGCGATCCGGTCGGCCGCGGCGGCCGGCGGAATCCCGTCCGTCTTCGCACGTGCGAATATTGCCAGCGTCGTGTCGTAGATGCCGGCCGCCTTCGCCTTGCACCGGTCGAAATCGAACCCGTGCAGCTCGTCGGCGACCTGGATGACCCCGCCCGCGTTCACGACGTAGTCCGGCGCGTAGAGGATCCCCCGGTCCGCGAGGTCCTTCTCGACGCCGGGGTGGGCGAGCTGGTTGTTGGCGGCGCCGCAGACGACGGACGCGGTGAGCACCGGCACGGTCGTGTCGTCCAGCGCCCCGCCGAGCGCGCACGGCGCGTACACGTCGAGCCCGTCGACGCGGATCAGCGCGTCGGTGTCGGCGACGGCCCGCACCCCGGGGTGCAGATCGAGCACCCGGCGCACGGCGTCCTCGCGGACATCGGTGACGACGACCTCGGCGCCCTCGGCGAGCAGATGGCCGACGAGGTGGTGGCCGACCTTCCCGACCCCGGCGATGCCGACCCGCCGCCCGGCCAGGGAGGGGCCGCCCCACAGGTGCTGGGCGGAGGCCCGCATGCCCTGATAGACCCCGTACGCGGTGAGGATCGAGGAGTCGCCCGCGCCGCCGTTCTCGGGCGAACGCCCGGTCGTCCAGCGGCACTCGCGCGCGACGACGTCCATGTCCGCGACGTACGTGCCGACATCGCACGCGGTGACGTACCGGCCGCCGAGCGAGGCCACGAACCGGCCGTAGGCCAGCAGCAGTTCCTCGGTCTTGTCGCGCAGCGGGTCCCCGATGATCACGGCCTTGCCGCCGCCGTGGTCGAGCCCGGCCATGGCGTTCTTGTACGACATCCCGCGCGCCAGGTTCAGCGCGTCGGCGACGGCCTCCTCCTCGGAGGCGTACGGGTAGAACCGGGTCCCGCCGAGCGCGGGGCCCAGCGCGGTCGAGTGCAGTGCGATGACGGCCTTGAGGCCGCTCTTGCGGTCCTGGCAGAGCACGACTTGCTCATGACCACCCTGATCGGAGTGGAACAGGGTGCGCAGGACGCCGTCGGATACGTCGGTCACGGTGGTGACTCCCAAGTAACTAGCGGCGGTTGGGGCTGAGACCCCGTACAGGTGGCGGGGCCTGTGGCATGAGCGTAGGGCCTTTTCGGACAGCGGAGGGGGTGTGTGGGGGATCACCCGCGGGAGGTGTACGCACGTGCGACGATTTGCACGGCTTTCGGGTTCATTCGTGACCGGTCCGGCAGGTTTTCCGATCGGCGGGCTGGGGAGGGAGCAGGCGTGCCCAAGGTGTCCTCGGTGACCGTCCCGTACGCGGCCTACTTGCGCGTGTACGAGCCCCTGGCCGCTTTCCCGGAGCCCGAGCGGGAGCACTGGACGCGCTACGCCCGCCGTCCGCACCGCCCGTCGTACCAGGACGAGCTGCGCCGCTCGCTCGCCGACCTGCTGCCCACGCCGCCGGTCGCGGTGCCGGTGCACGAGAGCACCGACGCGTTCGTGATCGAGGCGAACGGCGTGCTGTGCGTGTGCCCTTGGCGGACCCGGCTGCGCGGCTGGCAGGCGCTCGGCGACCTGGAGGGCGAACTGCCCCGCCCGCTGGTGGACGCGGTCCTGCCGGAGCTGGTGCGCAGCCAGGCGGCCCAGGACTACGACCGCTGGCGCCGCCGCAACCCCGACGCCCGCCCCTGGATCCGCACGGCGACCTGGCAGGTCCCGCTGAACTGGTTCGTGCTGGTCTCCGACGACGAGCGGCGCTGGGACAAGGGCACCGCCGACGAGCCCCCCACGCTGCGCTACCGCACCCCGATGGTCCAGGCGAGACGCCGGGTCGCGCGGGGCCTGAAGGCCCTCAGGGACGCGATCGACGAGGGCCCGCTGATCGACGGCCTGACGGACGTCGGACGCTGGCTGGAGGAGTTCCACCCGCGTTCGCTCGTCGAACTCGACTACGGCGGGCTCGTGCACACCCTGCCCGCCGGCGACCTGGAGGTCGACCACTCGGCGGCCGACGTCGCCGAGGGCATCGACGCGCTGCGGCGCGGGGACGGCGAGGCGGCGGGGGAGGCGTACGGGCGGCTCGTGGAGCGCTGGCGGGCCGTGCGCGACCGGCGCTCCGCGAACTGACCGGTCGGTCACGGGGATGTTGCAGGTAACTGATCCGTCATCAACTGTGACGCACGTCACGGCTCGAACGTTGTCGAACAGCGTACGGTCTGCCGTACTTCGTCCTGAGGTTCGGAAACTGATGGGACGTTGGTCCCGATCCGGGCTTTCGTGTCAAGCGTGACAGACCGCACGTAACTGGCCCTTGCGTCCCTCGCCGCTCCTCGTGCCAAA encodes:
- a CDS encoding maleylpyruvate isomerase family mycothiol-dependent enzyme is translated as MPPAQKRPRTYDPARTRAAILAQLAHLDTAVRSLTAEQLGRPTRLGGWTVRELIAHIGMAVTAVDRALSLPEPQERTATLLDWPFATASNAGAIDEFTRKLADEAPADLAATARTFAARLDAHPGTRLVQTNAGAMPLAEYVVTRTVELIVHTDDLNDALPDKAVPYDRQALAAATRLLTDALAKKAPGGSTEVRVPPYAVVQCVEGPKHTRGTPPNVVETDPLTWIRLATGRLSWADALDGAKLSASGERADLTPYLPVMS
- a CDS encoding DUF3073 domain-containing protein, which produces MGRGRAKAKQAKVARQLKYNSGGTDLSRLAEELGASPSNIPPNAEPFEDDDDDDGQDDPYARYAELYGDDEDDDESPSSQHQHRRGA
- the purM gene encoding phosphoribosylformylglycinamidine cyclo-ligase; protein product: MSETPVVSEGGASYAAAGVDIEAGDRAVELMKEWVKKTQRPEVLGGLGGFAGLFDASALKGYDRPLLASATDGVGTKVDIARRLGVYDTIGHDLVAMVMDDIVVCGAEPLFMTDYICVGKVHPERVAAIVKGIAEGCVLAGCALVGGETAEHPGLLGPDDFDVAGAGTGVVEADRLLGADRIREGDTVIAMAASGLHSNGYSLVRHVLLDRAKLDLDAEIAELGRTLGAELLEPTKIYSLDCLALTRTTDVHAYSHVTGGGLAANLARVIPDTLHAVVDRSTWTPGPIFDLVGTTGQVERLELEKTLNMGVGMIAIVPQDSTDVALTTLADRGVESWVAGEITARGDRTTGAELVGDYAS
- a CDS encoding Leu/Phe/Val dehydrogenase; the encoded protein is MTDVSDGVLRTLFHSDQGGHEQVVLCQDRKSGLKAVIALHSTALGPALGGTRFYPYASEEEAVADALNLARGMSYKNAMAGLDHGGGKAVIIGDPLRDKTEELLLAYGRFVASLGGRYVTACDVGTYVADMDVVARECRWTTGRSPENGGAGDSSILTAYGVYQGMRASAQHLWGGPSLAGRRVGIAGVGKVGHHLVGHLLAEGAEVVVTDVREDAVRRVLDLHPGVRAVADTDALIRVDGLDVYAPCALGGALDDTTVPVLTASVVCGAANNQLAHPGVEKDLADRGILYAPDYVVNAGGVIQVADELHGFDFDRCKAKAAGIYDTTLAIFARAKTDGIPPAAAADRIAEQRMHEGALARGW
- the purF gene encoding amidophosphoribosyltransferase, whose protein sequence is MPRGDGRLSHDLLPGEKGPQDACGVFGVWAPGEEVAKLTYFGLYALQHRGQESAGIAVSNGSQILVFKDMGLVSQVFDETSLGSLQGHIAVGHARYSTTGASTWENAQPTFRATAHGSIALGHNGNLVNTAQLAEMVADLPKQEGGRTPRVAATNDTDLLTALLAAQTDDEGTPLTIEEAAHAVLPKVRGAFSLVFMDQHTLYAARDPQGIRPLVLGRLERGWVVASETAALDITGASFVREIEPGEFIAIDENGLRTSRFADAKPKGCVFEYVYLARPDTDIAGRNVYASRVQMGRMLAKEAPVEADLVIATPESGTPAAIGYAEASGIPFGNGLVKNAYVGRTFIQPSQTIRQLGIRLKLNPLKDVIKGKRLVVVDDSIVRGNTQRALVRMLREAGAAEVHIRISSPPVKWPCFFGIDFATRAELIANGMTVDEIGTSLGADSLAYISIDGMIEATTIAKPNLCRACFDGEYPMELPDPELLGKQLLETELAAGTAAPAAVDAIRRP